The sequence GCAGGGATCACGAGAAGGTGCTGATAAAGGTCGGGGCGAATGCGGTCATCTTTCCTGAACGCTACGCCGCCGAACAGCTGGCGGCCAAACTGGCCGTGCCCGGCCTCATCGATTATCTGCCTCTGGGCACGAACATCATCCTTAAGGAGTTCACCGTGGAAAAATGGGCAGGCAAGACCTTGCGCGATCTGGACCTGACCAACTCCTTCGGCATCCAGGTGGTGGCCGTGAAAGGCCTGGAGGATAAGCAGTTCGTTTTCGTGCCCTCGGCCGACAAGTCCTTGCAAAAAGGGGATATCATGGCTGTCATCGGCCGGGGGGAGAAACTTCTGGAACTGGAGTCCTGAAGTGGGAGAGCGAAAAATCAGGATGAAGTTTGACGGTTTCCGGAGGGATATCTGATGGCGCGCGTGCAGATCGAATTACCGAGGACATGGCTTTACCGGACGCGGCTTGATGTGCGCGTGACCGACGTGAATTATGGCGGGCATCTGGGCAATGACCGGGTGTTGGCCCTTGCCCACGAGGCGCGGGTGCGCTGGCTGGCGTCCTGCGGTCTGTCTGAAAAGGACGTCGGCGGGGTGGGGCTGATCATGGCCGATGCGGCACTGGTTTTTAAGGGAGAGGCGTTTCTGGGCGATGAACTGGACGTGGAACTGGGCGCGGTCGAGGTGCGGCGGTCGAGTTTCGATCTTGTCTGCCGGCTGAATCGTCCTGCCGATGGCGCGGAAATCGCTCTGGTCAAGACGGGCATGGTCTGCTTCGATTACGTCGCGCGCAAGGTCGCCCGTCTGCCTCATGTGCTGGCCCGTTGCCTGGAAAGCGTGTCCTGATGCGCTGCCGGATCGCCCACAAACTTTTCCTCTCCGATATCCCGGAACCCATCCAGACGCAGGTCATGGCCGAGCTGACCCTGGAGAACCCCAAGTGGCTCGAAAATTTGAAGATGGGTCGCACCAATTACAAGATCTCCCGGCATCTGAAGTTCTATTCCGTGCGCAAAAGCGGCGGGCTCATCCTGCCGCGCGGCTATGGCGGACGGCTGGCCCGGATCTGCGCCGAGCACGGCGAGGCCGTGGAGTACGAGGACGAGCGGCGCAGCCTGCCGGAAATTGATTTCACCTTTCAGGGGGAACTGCGTCCCTACCAGCAGTCCGCCTGCGACGCCATGCTCCGCCGCCGCTTTGGCACGCTCTGCGCCCCCACCGGCGCGGGCAAGACCGTATGCGGCCTGTCGCTTGTCGCCAGCCGTCGCCAGCCTACGCTGATCGTGGTACACACTCGCGACCTGGCCATGCAGTGGGTCGAGCGCATCGAGCAATTCCTGGACATCCCGGCCCGCAAGGTGGGCATGATCGGCAGCGGCAAAAGCACGGTGGGCGAGGCCGTGACCGTGGCCACGGTGCAGTCCGTGTACAGCCGGGCCAAGGAGCTTAAAAAACGCGTCGGCCACATCATCGTCGACGAATGCCACCGCGCCCCGAGCCGCACCTTCACCGCCGCCGTGACCGCCTTCGACTGCGCCTATTCCCTTGGCCTCTCGGCCACCCCGTACCGGCGCGACGGCCTGACTCAGCTCATTTTCTGGCACCTGGGTGAAATGCACGCCCGCATCGACAGTGATGATCTGATGGAAAGCGGGGCGATCATGCGCCCGGAAATCTGCATCCGGCCGACTTCTTTTAAGTGCGAGCGCGATCCGACAGAGGAGTACGGCCTCATCATCGCCGACCTGACCGAAGACATGGACCGCAACAGCCTGATCGTCGATGAAGTGGCGCGGGAAGTGGCGTCCGGGCGGGGAGTCGGGCTGGTGCTGTCCGACCGCAAGATACACTGCCGGATGCTGCAGGAGCTCCTGGAAGAACGGCATGGGATCAGCGGGGCGATCCTGACCGGCGACACACCCTTGCCCGAACGCAAACGCCTGGTGGACCAGATCCAGTCGGGCCGGGTGGATGTGGTCTTTGCAACGGGCCAGCTTATCGGCGAAGGTTTCGACGCCAGCAACCTGACGTCCCTGTTCCTGGCCACGCCTGTCAAATTCAGCGGCCGCCTGATCCAATATCTGGGCCGGGTGCTGCGTCCCTCTGCTGGAAAAGCTCAACCAAAGGTTTATGATTTCGTGGACGAAAAGGTCGGCGTGCTTGACGCGGCAGCCCGTGCCCGAGCGGCGGTGTATGCGGATATTGGCGAGTAGGCGGGGCGCTTCAACGAGCAGATCAAGCGCAATTTGCGGCGGTTCCCTGAGGACTTTATACTTATGTTGACCGTAAAGGATAAAGCCAGGGTGATCGCAAATTGCGACCACCTCGGAAAGCTGAGATTTTCACCATGTAATGATGGTGAATTGAGATATGGGGAATTGCCATTATAGCCCATTTCCCGATCGGGTAGATGCAGCATGACAACGCGGTGGAGAGCGGTTACATTCCTGAGCGCCAAGCGGCCAATCGCTTTCATGAACACGAACCGCTCATCAGGAGTGACGCATGTATTCGCCGCGAAACGTTCCGCTCTTGACGTACGTGCGTCACGTCCTCGTAGCCCGGCTCGCGCTCATGGCCACCGTCATCGCCCTGACTCTGGCCACTCTGGCCTATCTGGCGGAAGAGCGCATGTTGGAGGAGGCGGTGGTGGCCGAGGCGCAGGAGGATCTCGCGGAACTGGTGGAGCGCACCCGCGCGATTGTCTCTCATGACGGGCTGAAGCCCCTGGACGCCTTTCGTCTGGCGGTCGGGGAAAAAATCGCCGCCAATGCCAGGAAAAGCAGGCGTGGCAAGGTCGTCTACGCCAGATTTTTCAAGCCGGGCATCTCCGGCGCAGAGGAGTATCTGGACCAAACCTTTGTGTTGCACGAGGCGGTGCGCGCGCACGCCCATGCAGGCAAGAGCCCCGAGCCCAATGCCGGGGCCTGGTCGGAAACGGTCTTTATCGCTGATATCCTCTGCGTCCACGCCATACTTCCCATAGACGAGTTTGGACGGAGTGATACCGGCCAGGTCGAAATCATCTTTGTCCCAGCCCCTTCTGTGCTGGCCGCCATGGAACGCAAAGCATTTTACACCGTCGGTGCCGTCGCGTTCGTCGCTCTGGCCACGGCGGCCCTCCTCTATCCGGTCATCCTGCGCCTGACCAACCGCCTCGTCGCCTTTTCCCGCAACCTGCAGGCGGCGAACTTTGAAACGTTGGCCCTGCTCGGCTGCGCCGTCGCCAAGCGGGACAGCGACACCGACGAGCACAACTACAGGGTGACCCTCTACGCCTTGCGCATGGCCGAGGCCCTTGGCCTGGACGCGGCCGGAATGCGCGCCCTGGCCAAGGGCGCCTTCCTGCACGATGTTGGCAAGATCGCCATAAGGGACAGCATCCTGCTCAAGCCCGGCAAACTCACGGAAGACGAATACGAGATCATGAAGACCCACGTCAGACACGGGCTGGAAGTGGTCGCCCGCTCGACCTGGCTGCGCGACGCGAAGGACGTTGTCGGGTGCCACCACGAAAAATTCAACGGAAAAGGGTATCCAAACGGAATAAGCGGAAAGGACATCCCCCTCACGGCGCGGATCTTCACCGTGGCGGATGTCTTCGACGCCCTGACCTCGCGCCGGTCTTACAAGAACGCGCTGAGCTGCGCCGAGGCCCTCGACATCCTCATGCGCGGGCGCGGGAAGCATTTCGATCCCAAGATAGTCGACACCTTCGCCACCATGGCCGCGCCCCTGCATGAACGATACGCCCACAGGTCCGGCCGTGACCTGAGCGCGGAACTGATCGACGTCGCCTGGAAATATTTTCATGTCGGGACCGACACGCTGGTCTCGTGACGGTCCGTTGAAGTATTCCTGACCACTGGCTTGAATTGCCTGGCAGGCATTGTGCGGCCGACCTGCCGGGATACCACGAACGTTCAATTCGTGAGGGGTTTCTTTCGATTCAAGACTCGCGTTTTCCGCCCGCCAGTTTTTCCTTTTCGCCCAGCCCCCATCGCCAGTTCCGAATCTCCGGCAGATCTTCGCCGTGCTCCTCGATGTACTGCCGGTGCTCGATGAGTTTGTCGCGGATGGCCTGCTTGGCATACGCGGCCGTGGCGCCGACCTGCGGCACGCGATCGATGACGTCGGCCATGAGGCGAAAGCGGTCGAGGTCGTTCACGACCACCATGTCGAACGGCGTCGTGGTCGACCCTTCCTCCTTGAAGCCGCGCACGTGAAGGTTCCCATGGTTGGTGCGACGGTAGGTCAGCCGGTGGATCAGCCACGGGTAGCCGTGGTAGGCAAAGATGACCGGCTTGTCGGTAGTGAACAGCGTGTCGAAATCGCCGTCGCTCAAGCCGTGTGGGTGCTCGCGGTGATGCTGCAGCTTCATGAGATCGACCACGTTCACCACCCGGATTTTCAAGGCCGGGAAATGTTCGCGCAGGAGCTGCACTGCCGCCAGGGTTTCGAGGGTGGGCACGTCGCCGCAGCAGGCCATGACGACATCCGGCTCGCAGCCCTGGTCATTGCTGGCCCACGGCCAGATGCCGATGCCGGCGGCGCAGTGCTTGACGGCGGCGTCCATGTCCAGCCACTGCGGCCCGGGCTGCTTTCCGGCCACGACCACGTTCACGCAGTTGCGGCTGCGCAGGCATTGATCCGTCACGCAGAGC is a genomic window of Desulfomicrobium baculatum DSM 4028 containing:
- a CDS encoding potassium channel family protein, with the translated sequence MTHKEFGVVGLGKFGLSLARSLMAHGQKVVGVDNDPDKVKVAAEALTQVYQAEAVDKIALEQLGFGELQEVIVSTGHNMEASILITLFLKELGCKSVTVKAMSRDHEKVLIKVGANAVIFPERYAAEQLAAKLAVPGLIDYLPLGTNIILKEFTVEKWAGKTLRDLDLTNSFGIQVVAVKGLEDKQFVFVPSADKSLQKGDIMAVIGRGEKLLELES
- a CDS encoding thioesterase family protein; the protein is MARVQIELPRTWLYRTRLDVRVTDVNYGGHLGNDRVLALAHEARVRWLASCGLSEKDVGGVGLIMADAALVFKGEAFLGDELDVELGAVEVRRSSFDLVCRLNRPADGAEIALVKTGMVCFDYVARKVARLPHVLARCLESVS
- a CDS encoding DEAD/DEAH box helicase, whose translation is MRCRIAHKLFLSDIPEPIQTQVMAELTLENPKWLENLKMGRTNYKISRHLKFYSVRKSGGLILPRGYGGRLARICAEHGEAVEYEDERRSLPEIDFTFQGELRPYQQSACDAMLRRRFGTLCAPTGAGKTVCGLSLVASRRQPTLIVVHTRDLAMQWVERIEQFLDIPARKVGMIGSGKSTVGEAVTVATVQSVYSRAKELKKRVGHIIVDECHRAPSRTFTAAVTAFDCAYSLGLSATPYRRDGLTQLIFWHLGEMHARIDSDDLMESGAIMRPEICIRPTSFKCERDPTEEYGLIIADLTEDMDRNSLIVDEVAREVASGRGVGLVLSDRKIHCRMLQELLEERHGISGAILTGDTPLPERKRLVDQIQSGRVDVVFATGQLIGEGFDASNLTSLFLATPVKFSGRLIQYLGRVLRPSAGKAQPKVYDFVDEKVGVLDAAARARAAVYADIGE
- a CDS encoding HD-GYP domain-containing protein; translated protein: MYSPRNVPLLTYVRHVLVARLALMATVIALTLATLAYLAEERMLEEAVVAEAQEDLAELVERTRAIVSHDGLKPLDAFRLAVGEKIAANARKSRRGKVVYARFFKPGISGAEEYLDQTFVLHEAVRAHAHAGKSPEPNAGAWSETVFIADILCVHAILPIDEFGRSDTGQVEIIFVPAPSVLAAMERKAFYTVGAVAFVALATAALLYPVILRLTNRLVAFSRNLQAANFETLALLGCAVAKRDSDTDEHNYRVTLYALRMAEALGLDAAGMRALAKGAFLHDVGKIAIRDSILLKPGKLTEDEYEIMKTHVRHGLEVVARSTWLRDAKDVVGCHHEKFNGKGYPNGISGKDIPLTARIFTVADVFDALTSRRSYKNALSCAEALDILMRGRGKHFDPKIVDTFATMAAPLHERYAHRSGRDLSAELIDVAWKYFHVGTDTLVS